A genomic stretch from Candidatus Thiothrix anitrata includes:
- the traD gene encoding type IV conjugative transfer system coupling protein TraD has product MSQRIFDNRLRPAVELWVAVILLGVAAVLILQPGQWSPLMPGIAVWAGLGMVLLALYRFWQGWHILQYRANLKRLPHYVLDADEIPLSRHKLFLGKGFQWTQTHSQRLVEARSPEGRVWIQPGKLYQWARAMELRYEHRPRMQWLTNLTRSSRWWNTLKPLPPVGGDPALHGVGVEDERDTWIDLGDRVAHTLVLGTTRVGKTRLAELLVTQDIRRGEIVVVFDPKGDTELLARMWAECKRAGRLDQFHIFHLGFPEISERYNPVGSFGRVTEVASRIAGQLPGSGNSATFKEFAWRFTNIVANALVALGRRPDYSAIARYVTNIEPLMMEYYAFWFDREGIENWREQVNTIAQNIDPKSLTMALKSRDFKAIAYTQFAKARDLYDPVADGLRSAFEYDKTYFDKLTASLLPLLEKLTTGKSGELLAPHYGDRNDKRPILDWMEVIRQRGVVYVGLDALSDAEVAGAVGNSMFADLTSIAGQLYKHGDNLGLPELAGHKRAKIAIHADEFNELVGNEFIPLLNKAGGSGVQVTAYTQTASDIEAGIGEKPKAGQIQGNLNTLIMLRVKNEETAAVLTDQLAKVRIYTKTAQSAATDSSEPGSGVEFTSSNSDRITESEADILTPADLVQLPKGQAFALLDGGKLFKLRLPLAGADPLLPKDMQAIIRWVRTERLGEDS; this is encoded by the coding sequence ATGAGCCAACGCATTTTCGATAACCGCTTACGCCCTGCGGTGGAGTTATGGGTAGCGGTGATCCTGCTGGGAGTTGCTGCGGTGCTGATCCTGCAACCGGGGCAATGGTCGCCGCTGATGCCGGGAATCGCGGTGTGGGCAGGGTTGGGCATGGTGCTACTGGCGTTGTACCGCTTTTGGCAGGGTTGGCACATCCTGCAATACCGCGCCAACCTCAAACGCCTGCCGCATTACGTGCTGGATGCGGATGAGATTCCGCTGTCACGCCACAAACTGTTCTTGGGTAAAGGTTTCCAGTGGACACAAACCCACAGCCAACGGCTGGTCGAAGCGCGTTCCCCCGAAGGGCGCGTCTGGATACAACCGGGTAAGTTGTATCAGTGGGCAAGGGCAATGGAGCTACGCTACGAACACCGTCCCCGGATGCAATGGCTCACCAACCTGACCCGCAGTTCCCGCTGGTGGAACACCCTCAAACCGTTACCACCGGTAGGCGGTGATCCGGCCTTGCACGGTGTTGGCGTGGAAGACGAGCGCGATACATGGATTGATCTGGGTGATCGGGTAGCGCACACCTTGGTATTAGGCACAACCCGCGTCGGCAAAACCCGCTTGGCGGAATTGCTGGTAACACAAGACATCCGCCGGGGTGAGATTGTGGTGGTGTTTGACCCCAAGGGCGACACCGAACTGCTGGCACGGATGTGGGCAGAGTGCAAACGCGCCGGACGCTTGGATCAGTTCCACATTTTCCACTTGGGCTTTCCTGAGATCTCCGAACGCTACAACCCAGTGGGCAGTTTCGGGCGGGTCACGGAAGTGGCTTCACGGATTGCAGGGCAGTTACCCGGCTCCGGTAACTCCGCCACCTTCAAGGAATTTGCGTGGCGTTTCACCAACATTGTCGCCAATGCACTGGTAGCACTGGGACGGCGACCGGATTACAGCGCGATTGCGCGTTACGTCACCAACATTGAACCGCTGATGATGGAATATTACGCCTTTTGGTTTGACCGCGAAGGCATTGAGAACTGGCGTGAACAGGTCAATACCATCGCGCAGAACATCGACCCCAAGTCACTGACAATGGCGCTCAAAAGCCGTGACTTTAAAGCGATTGCCTATACCCAATTCGCCAAAGCGCGGGACTTGTACGACCCGGTAGCGGATGGCTTGCGTTCCGCGTTTGAATACGACAAAACCTATTTTGACAAACTCACCGCCTCGCTGTTGCCGTTACTGGAAAAACTCACCACCGGCAAATCCGGGGAACTGCTGGCTCCCCACTACGGCGACCGTAACGACAAACGCCCGATACTCGACTGGATGGAAGTCATCCGTCAGCGCGGTGTGGTGTATGTGGGGCTGGATGCGCTATCGGATGCGGAAGTGGCAGGCGCGGTGGGCAACTCGATGTTTGCGGATTTAACTTCCATCGCGGGACAATTGTACAAACACGGCGATAACTTGGGTTTACCAGAACTGGCAGGACACAAACGCGCCAAGATCGCGATTCATGCCGATGAATTCAACGAGCTGGTCGGCAATGAGTTCATCCCGTTGCTCAACAAAGCCGGTGGTTCCGGGGTGCAAGTCACCGCCTATACCCAAACCGCATCCGACATCGAGGCCGGGATTGGTGAGAAACCCAAAGCCGGACAAATTCAGGGCAACCTCAATACCCTGATTATGCTGCGGGTCAAAAACGAAGAAACCGCTGCGGTACTCACCGACCAACTCGCCAAAGTGCGCATTTACACCAAAACCGCGCAATCCGCCGCTACCGACAGCAGTGAACCGGGTTCCGGGGTGGAATTCACTTCCAGCAACTCTGACCGCATTACCGAATCCGAGGCCGACATTCTCACCCCAGCCGATTTAGTGCAGTTACCCAAGGGGCAAGCCTTCGCGCTATTGGATGGTGGCAAGCTGTTTAAACTGCGCCTGCCGTTAGCCGGTGCTGACCCGCTCTTACCCAAAGACATGCAGGCAATTATCCGCTGGGTACGCACCGAACGCTTGGGGGAGGATAGCTAA
- a CDS encoding ATP-binding protein, giving the protein MQYAMQHYLGLSEYHLRQKQQEYPVHYEPERLINAHLLVCGMSGTGKSYQSLRLLASAVQAGIEVDVFDVHDELHGIPGANACRYSQATGYGYNPLELDNDPHTGGVNRQIEYLLGLIHEVSPQFGVKQAMVLRNLLVDTYALAGIYPDNPATWQRNSITESVRKQLTDARNWQALKQYYPTLDDLKSYGKRKLTALTLGGDNKCLSALEQLTRHYKRLNALQGKYAKASSDDELDKLGKQLASSKEHCTSSYAAFIEAMQTGRELEDMLKYDSADTLASVLQRLELLNAAGIFRANPPPFGNAPARVHQLKALTDEQQILLVKLRLRAIFERHKQAGATNSGTQLRHVIFLDEAHKFFSKDSSDIINVIAREARKFGIGLWCASQSPTDFPDSFLTNVGATLILGLHPTHWQMATAKLRLGKDTLKYIRAKEVVAVQLRVAGRAEPPFGNVIVG; this is encoded by the coding sequence ATGCAATATGCCATGCAACATTACCTCGGCCTATCCGAATACCACCTGCGTCAAAAGCAGCAAGAGTATCCCGTTCACTACGAACCGGAACGCCTGATCAACGCGCATTTATTGGTGTGTGGGATGAGTGGCACGGGCAAGTCGTACCAATCCTTACGGCTGTTAGCCAGTGCGGTGCAAGCCGGTATTGAAGTCGATGTGTTTGATGTGCATGACGAGCTGCACGGCATCCCCGGTGCGAACGCCTGCCGTTACTCGCAAGCCACCGGCTACGGTTACAACCCACTGGAGCTGGACAACGACCCGCATACCGGTGGGGTTAACCGTCAAATCGAATACCTGCTGGGCTTAATCCATGAAGTCTCCCCGCAATTCGGGGTAAAGCAGGCAATGGTATTGCGCAATCTGCTGGTGGATACCTACGCACTGGCAGGCATTTACCCCGATAACCCCGCCACATGGCAACGCAACAGCATCACCGAAAGCGTGCGCAAGCAACTCACCGATGCCCGCAACTGGCAAGCCCTCAAACAGTATTACCCTACGCTGGATGACCTCAAAAGCTACGGTAAGCGCAAACTCACCGCACTCACCTTGGGCGGTGACAACAAGTGTTTAAGCGCGTTGGAACAGCTCACCCGCCACTACAAACGCCTCAATGCCCTGCAAGGCAAATACGCCAAGGCCAGCAGTGATGATGAACTCGACAAACTGGGTAAACAACTCGCCAGCAGTAAAGAACACTGCACCAGCAGCTATGCCGCCTTCATCGAAGCCATGCAGACCGGGCGGGAGTTGGAAGATATGCTCAAATACGATTCCGCCGACACCTTAGCCAGTGTGTTGCAACGGCTGGAACTGCTCAATGCTGCCGGGATATTCCGTGCCAACCCGCCACCGTTTGGCAACGCTCCAGCACGGGTACACCAGCTCAAAGCCCTCACTGACGAACAACAAATCCTGTTGGTGAAATTGCGCCTGCGTGCCATTTTTGAACGCCACAAACAAGCCGGAGCCACCAACAGCGGCACGCAACTGCGCCACGTTATTTTTCTGGACGAAGCCCACAAGTTCTTCAGTAAAGACAGCAGCGACATTATCAACGTGATTGCCCGTGAAGCCCGTAAGTTTGGAATTGGGCTGTGGTGCGCCAGCCAAAGTCCCACGGATTTCCCGGACAGCTTCCTCACCAATGTCGGGGCTACCCTGATTTTAGGGCTACACCCCACCCATTGGCAGATGGCCACTGCCAAGCTACGCCTCGGCAAAGATACCCTCAAATACATCCGGGCGAAGGAAGTGGTGGCAGTGCAACTGCGCGTAGCGGGGCGGGCGGAACCACCGTTTGGGAATGTGATTGTGGGGTAA
- a CDS encoding DUF6326 family protein, with protein MDLPQRALEDIKVNVKLKLAALWASFMFLYIYVDYFHLYMPGSIKEILAGKMYVFDITQVALLVGLASVTIPALMIFLSVALPAKVNRWTNIIVAAIYIPYTLFNLVGVAWIHMMFAAGVEVVLLLLIISYAWKWPKQEA; from the coding sequence ATGGACTTACCACAAAGGGCGTTGGAAGACATCAAGGTCAATGTGAAACTGAAGCTTGCAGCACTGTGGGCGAGTTTCATGTTTCTCTACATCTATGTAGATTATTTCCACCTATATATGCCAGGCTCCATAAAGGAGATTCTGGCTGGAAAAATGTATGTATTTGACATTACACAAGTCGCTCTATTGGTAGGACTGGCTTCGGTAACAATTCCAGCTCTTATGATTTTCCTTTCCGTCGCCCTGCCGGCTAAAGTAAATCGTTGGACAAACATAATCGTGGCTGCGATTTATATTCCTTATACATTGTTCAACTTGGTAGGTGTAGCTTGGATACATATGATGTTTGCCGCTGGTGTAGAAGTCGTTCTTCTTTTACTAATTATCTCGTATGCATGGAAGTGGCCTAAACAGGAAGCATGA
- a CDS encoding DUF4400 domain-containing protein gives MEKITGTLWYVKWFTLVFLGALMVDLVYVYWPWTAVRGVAVFQHNLHTETQLIAGLSNPQGLAFIQQVQAWVYQPTFVWTGLHEFLMLGLYPVADSGTASAADIGQGLATGFREQIQTAYIGVLLFSQRLAVLALSAPLFGLVALAMFADGLLTWYKRRTSVGRESGFIYHHAKHAFNYTLLAVWTLYLLPPMPLDPRWVIPPALVLVGLSLRLAVGYFKKYL, from the coding sequence ATGGAAAAAATCACCGGCACATTATGGTACGTGAAGTGGTTCACACTGGTGTTTTTAGGCGCACTCATGGTGGACTTGGTGTACGTGTACTGGCCTTGGACTGCGGTACGGGGTGTGGCAGTGTTCCAACACAACCTGCACACCGAAACCCAGCTCATTGCCGGATTATCCAACCCGCAAGGCTTAGCCTTCATCCAGCAAGTACAGGCATGGGTGTACCAGCCTACTTTCGTGTGGACAGGCTTGCATGAGTTTTTGATGCTGGGCTTGTACCCCGTCGCCGACAGCGGCACGGCAAGTGCTGCGGATATTGGGCAAGGTCTGGCAACGGGCTTTCGGGAACAAATCCAAACCGCCTACATCGGCGTGCTGTTATTTAGCCAACGCTTGGCGGTGCTGGCACTGTCCGCCCCGTTGTTTGGGTTAGTGGCGTTGGCGATGTTCGCCGATGGCCTGCTGACTTGGTACAAACGCCGCACCAGTGTCGGGCGTGAATCGGGGTTTATTTACCACCATGCCAAACACGCTTTCAACTACACCCTGTTGGCGGTGTGGACGCTCTACCTGTTACCACCAATGCCACTTGACCCGCGCTGGGTGATTCCACCCGCGTTAGTGCTGGTGGGGTTATCACTGCGCTTGGCAGTCGGTTACTTCAAGAAATACCTTTAA
- a CDS encoding integron integrase, whose amino-acid sequence MDKKHTRSPVEPATTYSHEFWENYTLFLVKQGVTQKYVTWYVLRTKQYIAYFPDDHIRTHTAQQVEEFLNKVGREVNLKAWQFGQVVDAIRILFCLALKKSWANDFDWEYWSASAKKLDANHATVARDYTDALEGLEMLEGEERCSNELYQRYQPALAEVVKTVRLKNYAMRTEQTYRSWIARFFYFHKPNDVHDLGGKEVKQYLEYLVLKRNVSVSTQKQALNAIAFLFNQVWKRPLDDLGDFIGSKRPRKLPVVLSRDEVRRVFQHLKGTHHLMTGLLYGGGLRLMECVTLRILDVDFDYNQLLIRNAKGFKDRIVPLPERFKEALKQQIAFVERQHQMDLKNGFGEVYLPDALGRKYQNAAKELRWQYVFPSSGVAADPRSGVVRRHHVHETSLQKIIRRAVKQAGITKHATSHTFRHSFATHLLESGYDIRTVQELLGHSDVSTTMIYTHVLNTPGISVRSPADMI is encoded by the coding sequence ATGGATAAGAAGCATACACGAAGCCCCGTAGAACCAGCAACTACGTATTCCCATGAGTTCTGGGAAAATTACACACTTTTTCTTGTTAAACAAGGTGTTACTCAGAAGTATGTAACGTGGTATGTGTTGCGTACCAAGCAGTACATCGCCTATTTTCCCGACGATCACATCCGCACCCATACAGCCCAACAAGTAGAGGAATTTCTCAACAAAGTGGGGCGTGAAGTCAACTTGAAAGCCTGGCAATTTGGGCAAGTCGTCGATGCTATACGGATTCTGTTTTGTCTGGCATTGAAAAAAAGTTGGGCAAACGACTTCGATTGGGAATACTGGTCAGCGTCGGCGAAAAAGTTAGATGCCAATCATGCCACTGTTGCCCGTGATTACACCGATGCCCTCGAAGGTCTGGAAATGCTCGAAGGGGAAGAGCGTTGTTCCAATGAGCTTTACCAACGTTACCAACCTGCATTAGCGGAGGTGGTCAAAACGGTGCGTCTCAAAAATTATGCGATGCGCACCGAGCAAACCTATCGTAGTTGGATTGCCCGCTTTTTCTATTTCCACAAACCCAATGACGTGCATGATTTAGGGGGTAAAGAAGTTAAACAATACCTCGAATACCTTGTGCTTAAACGCAATGTGTCAGTTTCTACTCAAAAACAGGCATTAAATGCGATAGCGTTCTTGTTTAATCAAGTGTGGAAACGACCGCTGGACGATTTGGGTGACTTTATCGGTTCAAAACGTCCGCGTAAATTGCCAGTGGTGTTGTCCCGCGACGAAGTACGCCGCGTCTTCCAGCACCTCAAAGGGACGCACCACTTAATGACCGGTTTGCTCTACGGTGGCGGGCTACGTCTCATGGAATGCGTGACTTTACGGATTCTGGATGTGGATTTCGATTACAACCAATTGCTGATCCGCAATGCCAAAGGTTTTAAAGATCGGATTGTGCCATTGCCCGAACGTTTCAAAGAGGCTCTCAAACAACAAATCGCTTTTGTTGAGCGTCAACACCAAATGGATTTGAAAAATGGGTTTGGTGAGGTGTATCTGCCCGATGCCTTGGGGCGAAAATACCAAAATGCGGCGAAAGAATTACGCTGGCAATATGTGTTTCCTTCCAGTGGTGTCGCTGCTGATCCACGTTCGGGCGTGGTGCGCCGCCATCATGTGCATGAAACCAGTTTGCAAAAAATCATCCGTCGGGCAGTAAAACAAGCGGGAATTACCAAACACGCTACCAGTCACACTTTTCGTCACTCGTTTGCCACCCATTTGCTGGAGTCTGGTTACGACATCCGTACCGTTCAGGAGTTACTGGGACATTCGGATGTATCGACGACGATGATTTATACCCATGTGTTGAATACGCCCGGTATCAGTGTACGTAGTCCCGCCGATATGATCTAA
- a CDS encoding nuclease-related domain-containing protein, with amino-acid sequence MQLDLTPAIVQVFMSFLWLLPLFLLIAFFKSANFKGALGEWAVNNKSTLALDKSHYHLIKDVTLLTEDGGTTQIDHIIVSRYGIFVVETKNMQGWIFGSGYQSTWTQQIYKQSFKFQNPLHQNYKHLKTLQACLDVELKYLHPVIVFTGDCTFKTEMPANVVHLWEYDSYIKSKTDVVFSEDQVWEYIALIEANRLEPSFATRQAHIQHLKNATLQGSTEQPACPKCGSPMVMRETRNGPNVGKMFWGCPRFPACRGVRKMGG; translated from the coding sequence ATGCAACTCGACCTTACACCTGCCATCGTCCAAGTATTCATGAGTTTCCTCTGGCTTTTGCCATTATTTCTGCTGATTGCGTTCTTCAAGTCCGCCAACTTCAAAGGGGCGTTGGGCGAATGGGCAGTCAACAATAAATCCACTCTTGCCCTTGATAAGAGTCATTATCACCTAATCAAGGATGTCACCTTGCTCACCGAAGATGGCGGCACGACCCAGATCGACCACATCATTGTGTCCCGCTACGGTATTTTCGTGGTGGAAACCAAAAACATGCAGGGCTGGATTTTTGGTAGCGGTTATCAGTCAACGTGGACACAACAAATTTACAAGCAGTCATTCAAGTTTCAAAACCCATTGCACCAGAACTACAAACACTTGAAGACGCTACAAGCCTGTTTGGATGTTGAACTGAAGTATTTGCACCCAGTGATCGTATTTACAGGAGATTGCACCTTCAAAACTGAGATGCCAGCCAATGTGGTGCATTTATGGGAATACGACAGTTACATCAAATCAAAGACTGATGTGGTGTTCTCAGAAGATCAGGTATGGGAATACATTGCCTTGATTGAAGCAAACCGATTAGAACCTTCGTTTGCTACCCGTCAGGCACATATCCAGCATCTTAAAAATGCCACACTCCAAGGTTCCACAGAACAACCCGCTTGTCCAAAATGCGGTAGCCCGATGGTGATGCGCGAAACACGCAATGGCCCGAATGTGGGCAAGATGTTCTGGGGATGCCCGCGTTTTCCAGCTTGCCGGGGAGTGCGTAAGATGGGTGGTTGA
- the mobH gene encoding MobH family relaxase translates to MLFAWLFRRNRSMPVTTTVPVLPAGVWPILPAAQLLQPHTPLITHIHKLCGVPDDYWRTLYQPLLDNFAAFVQQTPASEAHHHCAQGGMLTHSLQVMKLALESRKGKMLPPGAAAEDVNKQQHAWTFAIASAALLHDVGKPCSDQKLRLFNANGQDTHTYWQPLQGALQSGYYQVQFVRDRQYRTHELLPPLLARQLTPDAALSWLQQDFPSVFKAWLGYLSGQDEVAGVLGQIVTEADRQSVADDLSGSRPIHTQQIPTAKAKPLSQRLLTGLRHLLDEQLLTLNRPGAAGFFDGDSLWLVSKRVLDELRNHLEKEGQTGIPSRNDRLMDELQQHGILTPTVAGQAIWNATVKAGTMEQSFTLLRIPANTLWADPAQFPKELEGTVTPNAKDGEAKVSKSPAPAPTQAAPVPTNQTVVPEAAPAPTANASTDAEQDAAASTSPWGDDDDLLPPTIQPSTPEPSTPVAPASQQAVPVAAHKPATTTNTVPATKVHLPEATGNPDSDDTGERFLHWLSEGLRTGQHPVNTTEAFLHTVKEGVLLVSPRAFKLFAPDNWDYVQKRFTKLKLHKPAPNDSNIWLYHVRGEKKSGMVRGFLISDPLETLGVAYLPTPNKSLSLPNNLNGNPP, encoded by the coding sequence ATGCTATTCGCTTGGCTATTTCGCCGTAACCGCTCCATGCCCGTTACCACTACCGTGCCGGTTTTGCCAGCCGGGGTGTGGCCGATCCTGCCTGCTGCCCAACTATTGCAACCGCACACGCCATTAATCACCCACATTCATAAACTGTGTGGCGTGCCGGATGATTACTGGCGCACGCTTTACCAGCCGTTGCTGGATAATTTTGCCGCCTTTGTGCAGCAAACCCCGGCCTCTGAAGCCCACCACCACTGCGCCCAAGGGGGAATGCTCACCCATAGCCTGCAAGTGATGAAGTTGGCACTGGAATCCCGTAAGGGTAAGATGCTGCCCCCCGGTGCGGCTGCCGAAGACGTGAATAAACAGCAACACGCATGGACATTTGCGATTGCCAGTGCCGCGCTGTTACACGACGTGGGCAAGCCGTGCAGTGACCAAAAGCTCCGCCTGTTTAATGCCAACGGTCAGGATACCCACACCTACTGGCAACCGCTGCAAGGCGCATTGCAATCGGGCTATTACCAAGTACAGTTTGTGCGTGACCGCCAATACCGTACCCACGAGCTGCTGCCACCGTTACTGGCAAGGCAACTCACCCCGGATGCCGCACTCTCGTGGCTGCAACAAGATTTCCCCAGTGTGTTCAAAGCATGGCTGGGCTACTTGTCCGGGCAAGACGAGGTAGCCGGTGTGCTGGGGCAAATCGTCACTGAAGCTGATAGGCAATCGGTGGCTGATGACTTATCCGGTAGCCGTCCGATCCACACCCAACAAATCCCGACCGCCAAAGCCAAACCACTGTCGCAGCGTTTATTGACCGGCTTGCGGCATTTACTGGATGAACAATTGCTTACCCTCAATCGGCCCGGTGCTGCCGGGTTCTTTGATGGCGATAGCTTGTGGCTGGTCAGCAAACGGGTGTTGGATGAGCTGCGCAACCATCTGGAAAAAGAAGGCCAAACCGGTATCCCATCCCGCAATGACCGCCTCATGGACGAACTGCAACAGCACGGCATACTCACCCCCACAGTAGCAGGGCAGGCAATTTGGAACGCCACCGTCAAAGCCGGGACAATGGAACAAAGCTTCACGCTGCTGCGGATACCTGCCAACACCTTATGGGCTGATCCGGCACAATTCCCCAAGGAACTGGAAGGCACAGTCACACCCAACGCCAAAGACGGTGAAGCCAAGGTAAGCAAATCACCTGCTCCAGCACCCACACAAGCCGCACCTGTTCCAACAAATCAAACAGTCGTGCCGGAAGCTGCTCCAGCACCAACAGCCAATGCGTCGACCGATGCAGAACAGGATGCGGCTGCCAGCACTTCACCGTGGGGTGATGATGACGATCTGCTACCACCAACAATCCAACCATCGACACCAGAACCATCCACTCCCGTCGCTCCCGCATCTCAGCAAGCCGTTCCTGTTGCAGCACACAAACCTGCTACAACCACCAACACCGTTCCTGCTACCAAGGTGCATCTCCCGGAAGCCACTGGCAATCCTGACAGCGATGATACCGGCGAACGCTTTCTGCATTGGTTATCCGAAGGCTTGCGCACTGGTCAACACCCGGTCAACACCACCGAAGCTTTCTTGCACACTGTCAAAGAAGGGGTACTACTGGTTAGCCCACGGGCATTTAAGCTGTTTGCCCCGGATAACTGGGATTACGTGCAAAAACGCTTCACCAAATTGAAGCTACACAAACCCGCTCCCAACGACAGCAATATCTGGTTGTACCACGTTCGTGGTGAAAAGAAATCCGGCATGGTGCGCGGTTTCCTGATCTCCGATCCGCTAGAGACACTGGGTGTTGCTTACCTGCCAACCCCGAATAAGTCCTTGTCTTTGCCTAATAACCTCAACGGGAATCCCCCATGA
- a CDS encoding WGR domain-containing protein — translation MNNSISQSWSHAVKRRYYRVDIAPDLFGDLCMVRSWGSLDTARGNSKMELVPCWQVATQRLEQIAKERLRRGYAPNQ, via the coding sequence ATGAATAACAGCATTAGCCAGTCGTGGAGCCATGCCGTTAAACGGCGTTATTACCGTGTGGACATTGCACCGGATTTGTTTGGTGACTTGTGCATGGTGCGCTCATGGGGCAGTTTGGATACGGCACGGGGTAACAGCAAAATGGAGTTAGTGCCTTGTTGGCAAGTAGCTACGCAGCGGTTGGAGCAGATCGCTAAGGAGAGGCTGCGTAGGGGATATGCGCCTAATCAATAG
- a CDS encoding restriction endonuclease — translation MKMQIPPPQNWQDFESLCWDLWTHIWQDNNTQKNGRAGQPQHGVDIYGTSYTTSKDSCGVQCKGKDIYNNKILTTKELNEEVEKAKNFKPKLHQFIIATTAPKDTKIEQQAREITEKIKITIVFLCMYMGGQILLIN, via the coding sequence ATGAAAATGCAAATTCCACCACCTCAAAACTGGCAAGACTTTGAAAGTTTATGCTGGGATTTATGGACACATATCTGGCAAGACAACAACACCCAAAAAAATGGCCGCGCTGGGCAGCCACAGCATGGTGTTGATATTTATGGTACTTCATATACTACAAGTAAAGATTCTTGTGGTGTCCAATGTAAAGGAAAAGACATCTACAATAACAAAATACTAACAACTAAAGAATTGAATGAAGAAGTAGAAAAAGCAAAAAACTTTAAACCAAAATTACATCAGTTTATTATTGCAACAACTGCCCCAAAAGACACAAAAATAGAACAACAAGCAAGAGAAATAACAGAAAAAATAAAAATAACAATTGTTTTTCTGTGCATGTATATGGGTGGGCAGATATTGTTGATAAATTAG